TAGTATATGAACTTATACCTAGACACAAGGTTACGCAATCTCTCCCATACACCACTCAtctggtattgagttttgttgttgctgttgttggttaagattccaataataatattcaaaaattaatcactttgttttgatgatgacacaaaagaaatAAGTggttaatcatatgtaagacgacatgactTCATAAGCCTAAACTATCTGTAGCAAAAGACCAATGCATAAGTAATCATCTTGGTAAAAATGATACACGGCTGCACCACGATCGACTGTGAAACTGACCGTGTGTGTCCTGTACCAACAAattcaagtttttctaaaactgtcaatctacggctaacctcacggccgaccgcagttcgaccgcagttttctctgttaccaaattcatccactttaagttagaccactttgaggcatctataatttataaaacctttttaaacatacttataatagttgtccTCTTTGATCTCAAAGGAGTTTTGAACCATAAGATGTTAATTTTTGCTAATCAcatctaatgacatcttaatgacattttaagccaaatttagattaaacacacaagtgttatatctttttatcctagtacataatgtcatttaaacatatTAATAATGGTCATTGAAGTTtcaattaaagagttgctctcccattatTTCTACGTACCATTGCATGTATGAAAATGTGATTAGTTCAAGCTAGTCAAAATTGTAACAACGATCATTAGGTTCAAACTagactcaaactagttcatttgagttgTAACAATGTTTCAAAAGGCAATATACTTCCATTAGcaaaatgacaagtaattaagaaaggttgatgaagttttTTAGAAtataatggtttgtcaagagacaaaattctgcaattaccTCTTTAAGTAATCAATCAATCCTTGAAAAAATTCATCTTTCTTTTCGTTCAACGCTATTAACTTTTTTTCCAATCCATTTACTCCAAACCACCTCAATATCGGCATGTAATCACCAAGATTTGCAGCTCCGGCCAGCAAAAACAACTCATTTAGAATCTGCGTAAATCGCTTGCCTTGTTCATCAACCTCAAGATTAACATCACCACCGAAATATCTATTTCCCGAGATCATTCGCATCATCACATTTAACGTCAACTCGTACAAAGCTGACTTCACATCCACGTGTGATGAATGATCAAGAAGTAGCAATTTACGTATCAAAAGTCTGCCTTCTTCTTCACGTATGTCATGAAATTCGTTAAGACGATGAATAGATAAGATCTCGATCAAAGCAATGCGTCTAAGGTTGCGCCAATTGTCTCCATTTGAAGACGAACCGAGGCTTGTGTAGTTGTTGGCAATGATTTTTCCAACTAGCATGCGAGGGCGGTTGGCAAAAATGATGTTATTTTTTGTGAAACATTTCTCAGAGGCTGAAGGGGAGGCGATTAAGAGGACGCGGCGGGTCCCAAAGTGGAGGAGGACGATGGGCCCGCGTTTGGCCGAGATTTTAGCAAGGGTTCGATAGAGAGGATGTTTGAGAAGGTAGAGATGGCCGATGATCGGGATGGTTGGGAAGATTGTGGGTGGTAAGTTGGAGAATTTGTGATGGAACCGGGTTGCCAAAAGATATGAAACTAAGATTACTATGAAGGATATGCATAGACTGAGAAACTCCATTTTTGAAGGTTTTTTTGTGTGTATGTGTTAGATGTTTGATTTTGGCCTTAGTTTTATAGAGTGGATTGACAATAAATGTAATCATGAAATGTTTAAGCCATATCTCACGTTGGGCAAAATAAGACAAAGAAATTGAATGTTCAAATGTTTGATCATGAAGGATTGTATGTTAAGATTGATACTTAATGCAACAACATAATCAATATTTAAAATAATGTAAAATTTACTCAAATAATAATTGGTAACAGAAGTAGTAGTAGTATATGAACTTATACGACCACTTCCAACTATGACATATTTTCTCAAATTTTTTCAGTGCCACGTCACCTTTCTCTCTCCACATTTTTCACCACTTCCTCCATAACACTCACATAACACACCATCGTCAACAATGACATACTCTCTCTCTATCACATACTCCACAAAattaatgaaataaataaatttacaactTTAATGGCAATATGTACAAGTAGGGAATGCAAAttaaataagaaaaagaaaaaactGTCATCctcaattgtgatgacccggaaatttctgaccaattttaaacttaatctttaacgtttccgacacgataaacaaagtctgtaaaactgaatctcaaaattcttgaactatacaaatacccttcgattgttctcaacaattcacaaacaattatatgtaaatagatacatactataacttgaaaacatagcaAAGTATTAAGTGAATGATACTGTGCCTTAAACTTATTGTTTTGAGTATCtagttgatatatttaactatatagttaaaagataatgccaaacgattgaattaaaagatatttatcaggcctcttaatgattatgatattgttacgggtctctgttgtgaggtccacactgatttgagaaatcattcatttttaacgatataaatgataaagtgtttgatgacgaaagttagataaaagttagtggaaaactaaactgcataatattcaatTAATTGTGTCTCAAATGTGTGAAAACGTTTTCAGATCGTATAGAATTGATTGTTAACattttttgtttaaataacgtaatttgaatatgtataataagaaatattaaccgttagaattagttatatgaataaattgcgatGTGTATTTTagaacgtgtttattaatatagaaaatatatattaatttagtcataaaacgatttgatattatatatacattcgtAAATAGCGAGAcgacgatttatagaagtaaatgaccaaaacactcaagtgtataagttacaattctagtggtatagtttatggataatttaagactatattttgtcaaaggtacgaatcacgaaatgtaaaatacaagttttctcagtgtacgaaaggacgttcgaaaaaccggaaccaggacataagtcgagtgacgacgtacgacgtacgacttatcgaaacgaaaattacaagtcaactatgcgcgtgaatttaatataatatataattaattatataaattaaatatattataaatataattaattaatatgtcGACGAATAAACAAATAAAGGAACCAGGCTggatacagctggccatgcgatcgcatggcctagtgcccttcaaaccatgcgatcgcatggggggaaAATCGGACCACACCTATTTAAGCTCGATatgtttctgtttctgattcatttCTTTCTCAACCTCGATCTTTCTctctatatatacttatatttattattattattattattattattattattattattattattattattattattattattattattatttttatttttattattattattattaagattaatattattaatcttgttattattagtagtattagtattatacataaaatactacgacgaggtcttgagcgtgtcactttcaaaatggtttttcgagcgggatagagctaaagaaattatgggttatagctatggaggttatgggtaatgttcgtgggtattgtttgcaaatcaaacctagtgtttatcatctctattacgtttacgtactttcctgcaatattgaatcacaatattgatacgtgatcattcatatcttatcttttatatattaattgtgtatccatgtctagtgctcgagtatatatatttataaatttggttgttaaacagtttatgatgaatcacgaattaaatacatatattattgataaaaggtatatgatatgcatgtttttggaaagctggcgaaaaatcaataacttttcatttagatatcgaatagtttcgatgagcggattaaaagatatgatcaactgaattatgattgacgttaattgaaattgcttttgaatctgcaattaagatttaaacaacttgtttacgagattgataaaatagatttttaaatataaccagccgagtaaatgaattcttatataaagcacgtctcgttttgttgaactattgtcaaaattgactttttgaaacgactttggataacttttgtatgtcgatctcgagcattaggattgtgatacactattaccagacctagcttgatagacatttattgaccaacatatgttctctaggttgaaatctacggttaattttgcatttcgagtttcgatcgcattttggtgaacgactttatatgctgctaaggtgagtttcatttgctccctttttaattgcttttgcaatctatatttttgggctgagaatacatgcactttattttaaacgcaatggatacaagtacatattaaattctacaccgagtttaaaccgaaaatcccttagctttggtaactagtaactgctagttataagaactggtgggcgcgagtagtagtatatggatccatagggcttgacatccccgtctattccaggtatagaaaccctagcctgaactataaaatagacgtatgctatttgagtttagtacacgttggattgcgtgtattgtacatgttagttgcatgtatgttaaaacacgggtacttattatatatatgttaaagtttagttaccagggtgctcaatcttgtagaatattttgataaacgtttctggatgaaacagctgaaatcttgtgatccacctttatatacagattatatgcaacgttaaaactatgaactcaccaacctttgtgttgacacttgttagcatgtttattctcaggtttcctagaagtcttccgctgtttgcttatatgttagacaagctatatgcatggagtcatacatgctttattcgagaaaacgctgcattcacaaaatcatcaccatctatcttattttgactgcattgtcaactgaagtattattgtaaaccattgtattaaggtgattgtctatatgtagaaatcatcagatgtcgaaaacttttaatttaaatattcatttatggtgtgccttttcaaaagaatgcaatgtttataaaacgtatcaatagaggtcaaatacctcgcatatggatttggagcaattgtcacagttggtatcagagcgttggtcctagcaaaccaggtcttgcatgagtgtgtctaactgatagttgttaagatgcattagtaagtctggacttcgaccgtgtctgcatgttaaaagttttgcttatcatttttggaaattacatgcttatcattcttaagtctagacacgttttcctgcatttattgcataaatagtgtatagacaaaaattcatatcttagcgtatctgttactgtaaacttttcgtgACATCttacgaaaatttctccgtaatttatgaaatttggtattatatatacatatgtaaattatgtattgaacaataccaaactaaattctataatctaattcatatcaaaaatcatctccctaattatacaagatggatcccgtatctagttcaaattccttaaacttagacagctattccaatatggatattcacctgaattccgaagacagtgtaatcggaatggatcaaccaatcagccatcacctattttggatgaatttgagatgggttcgtagcctacttagtcattggagacaagaagaaggtgatcccttccatccaccacattgccctcttggtgaagaacctgaagcacttaccggcgaacctattcgagacaccattttctctctcatttccagagtgtctcgtcatgattatatattatttcaaattctagatcttattcgtccactcgtccgaaccgacaatcaccccggtgtaatagaagaagtcaacgagcttcacgctcgggtagtggctttggagaatgtggtgcaaaggttacaagcaccggcagcatcaccggcagcaacagtaccaccaacaacaacattcgcatcccacacctcaacatcacaatctgtacctcaaacattaatgtcatacgcaccatagataccaaggaataccaacaacaacaaacgatgaagtattgattcataacttcatcgaagaaatattttgcagagaatatgtaatttctaaaagttttagagattatatattctagtcctagtcgaaaactagatgagattaatattatgttaactcattaaaaacatgattacatctaaggaaaatatatatgtaggtatattttcataaagattgtaattaagaaaattcttttgtacaaactgttaatggtgagaatattttaacgggtaggtaatacccgagagatataaattcataattgatatgttacattctttgattctgattcaacaaatcatcaactatactcactactttcacaacaatatatattcttttataaaaatcaaagcaaccatcctcatccaaatttgattacatattttgattttgacaaatcaaaatccaagtcaagatttaacaacagacatcattcttagattcctacatctttcgaagctatactttgacttcaaaaccgtgctagaacatcatagaacccagaaaagtatttgtatcattcaaatttctagaacatcatatgaatattaacgattacaatctatgttcaaatccctcaaaattcctgaagacacttcaaataatgaaccatcgagatgatgatccaaccacatgttaccgtagtcttgtacctgaaaaaccctcgaaatcaaagtcatagtttaacacgtatccgtgtcagaccctttggcatttattagctaaaataacttttcaatcccttttcaaaatagacagttttgtcaccactccagcaaatcaccttcaattgttcatttgaataagccttattataatgattaccccttcatcattgttaccggggaacctttcatattccaccacattagcagtaaacttatcaacaacttcattgatcattaagcctctccgaaaaatcacgataattattcattgaaactctatcaagtacccatatacagcttgtaacaacaattgtcatatcaactactgggaattagcaaatcagtattttgaatttcgtagcaatttttcgccaacagttatatatatacatataacgtttaccttcaagacttacagacttcgaatgtgaagtttctgaaaaacaccctaaactacgaactagttctcgaaatcttgaaaaatgctgatgaagcagcaaaaactgtaaacgactttaacagtcgaaagtttgatgataaagagtagtgtgttggaaaagcacagaaaaagagaaaatttggtactggaaaacgaattgagcaaaccatgaaggaggttgtggacaaatcacaatgactaaacctaccttcaaagaatccaaatgattcagtgtctgctgaagtcattaacgaataccttgctcctgaatctaaacctttacgaacaaatcttcttcatcattcttccaTATTAGAAATTCtacgatattatcgtatctttcattataaatatcttcgatattcctgaagatatttttgcaactattcttatctgaaatcatttatctctttgcgctatctgtattacatcataaaagaaactattttagtttctaaatcctgaaaatttcgaaaaatggatgtttttgaagtagtgttgggaattgaagcatgcgttagtataatataatgacacttgatcaacgtgattatattacagtaagtcatgctgagtttctaatggaacgtgataaagattcacggatcatacccccatcatgaaccatgttacataactctttcattctatttaaactctaaatatatcaagaaaatatttttcttgatgattcggtctttttcggatattctggtaatttgacaaatcaagattgtgccattacaatttctttcttagaacattagctatgttcattccgaaatgtatagttacgaattctggaccattattcgcttgacttaaggttgggaagagaaaatgaaagcatgaatctccgaaatataatggaaaatataaagcccgataacaaccccgaaattacaaaccgtgtatatcaatgcgtatcgcaatataaagacatggaagaatgaaaaacactataaccccaaggtaataatggaagaaaataacctcctctggtggcagatgaaaaagaagaatgaaggatacgatagccaagaaaatatcaagaatcagaactggattaagcattttcacaatctattaggaagtatgaaataaggaagaagcttataggagtggtgaaaataaatgaaacggaagaggtcaatttatagtgaaatatcagacatagcaatcaaggcagattacgcatttaattaaagaagatcttaatctccttaattcccgaagaatcaaatcttatttagattatgaagattttctattccttaaatttcgaaaatcaagcgttactacgtcaaaagttaagacgaatctttattcttcatttcactcttttacgataacttctctcatacgcttcgagtaatcagattgttttattcatattattcgacggtgataaaactctatttatcaactcatattcatcatgaaaacatttttattgttagccatgacgacctcactcaaatttcgggacgaaatttctttaacgggtaggtactgtgatgacccgaaaatttctgaccaaatttaaacttaatctttaacgtttctgacacgataaacaaagtctgtaaaactgaatctcaaaattcttgaactattcaaatacccttcgattgttctcaacaattTACAATCAATTATATGTACATAGATACatactataacttaaaaacataGAAAAGTATTAAGTGAATGATACTGTgccttaaacttattggtttgaataTCTAGTTGACATATTTAACTACGAAGTTAAAAgataatgccaaacgattgaattaaaagatatttatcaggcctcttaatgattatgatattgttacgggtctctgttgtgaggtccacactgatttgagaaatcattcatttttaacgatataaatgataaagtgtttgatgacgaaagttagataaaagttagtggaaaacTAAACTGTATAATATTCAATTAATTGTGTTTCAAATGTGTGAAAACATTTTCAGATAGTATAGAATTGATTGTTAACatatttttgtttaaataacgtaatttgaatatgtataataagaaatattaactgttagaattagttaTATGAATAACGTGCGGTGTGTATTTTAGAACgtgttttgtgatgacccggaaatttcgactaaatttaaacttaatcttaaatgattaatgatttcgacacgataagtaaagtctgtaaaactgaatctcaaaaattttaaactattcaaatacccttcagttgttctcaacgattcccgaaccattatatgtaaatagatacatatatatactataacttgaaaacgtaacaaagttttaattgcatgttaccgtacattaaacttattggtttatatatctatttgaatatatatgatttcaagttatttagtaaacgatagtaacattcgattattgattcgattgatatttagataagttaactaaaacgtttaagatgaacaagtaaaacactaatttgctacagtattttcaaattgctacagtacccaaaatgctacagtgttttcgaaaatcactatttgctacagtaaaatttactttgctacagtgaattgctacagtaaaaaatgactttgctacagtaactttgctacattaaaacactattttaaaaatgtattttaacaaatagtgagacgatgatttatagaagtaaatgaccaaaacactctaaagtttaagatatactttgagtggtatagtttatggataacttaaggctatattttgacaaaggtacgtgacacgaaacgtaaaatgcaagttttctaaaggtacgaaaggacattcgaaaaaccggaaccgggacataagtcaagtgatgacgtacgacttatcggaacaaaaattacaaatcaactatgcacgggaataaaatataatatataattaattaatttaaattatatattatatatatattatttaattatgtcgacaagcattaggacaaaattatgtgagctggaaaaatgggccatgcgatcgcatggccaatggccttcagaaccatgcgatcgcatggggtctggggacaggccacacctataaaaactcgatcattctgcttctattttaacatatattactccgtatttattttatttattaatattattattattattattattattattaataagattattattaatcttattatttttattattaatgttattatttttgcgatacaaaaataataatgtacataaaatattaagacggagtgctgtccaagtaattttcaaaacgagtttccgagcgagctagagctaaggaaaatatgggttattaccaaggaggttatgggtaatgttcgggggtatttttgtgaatcaaacctcgtgtttatcatctccgatgcatctacgtgctttcctgcaatattgtatatcaatataaaacagtgagtttcatatgatcccttttactcaatatatttttgggctgagaatacatgcaatgcttttataattgtattactaaatggatacaaatgctaaaactaattttgcgtgagtttcatatgatcccttttactcaatatatatttttgggctgagaatacatgcactttattttaaacgcaacggatacaagtacatactaaattctacactgagtttgaaccgaaaatcccttagctttggtaactgttaactgccagttataagaactggtgggcgcgagtagtagtatatggatccatagggcttgatatccccgtccgagctagagcgctagccttttaacggacgtatgctatttgagaagcgtacacgttggtttgcgtgtattattaagatgattatacaaagggtacaaattatataaacgttaaagtttagttaccagggtggttaattttgtagaaccgattgataaacgtttcggatgaaacaactgaaatcttgtgatccaccttttatgtaaaacctattgataaacgttttgaataaaacaactgaacttttgtaatctacattgatatacggattatgtgtaatattaaaactatgaactcaccaacctttgtgttgacacttgaagcatgtttattctcaggtttctagaagtcttccgctatttgcttatacgtgatacaagatatgtgcttggagtcatacatgctatatacaagaaacttg
This genomic window from Rutidosis leptorrhynchoides isolate AG116_Rl617_1_P2 chromosome 2, CSIRO_AGI_Rlap_v1, whole genome shotgun sequence contains:
- the LOC139890312 gene encoding cytochrome P450 81Q32-like, with the translated sequence MEFLSLCISFIVILVSYLLATRFHHKFSNLPPTIFPTIPIIGHLYLLKHPLYRTLAKISAKRGPIVLLHFGTRRVLLIASPSASEKCFTKNNIIFANRPRMLVGKIIANNYTSLGSSSNGDNWRNLRRIALIEILSIHRLNEFHDIREEEGRLLIRKLLLLDHSSHVDVKSALYELTLNVMMRMISGNRYFGGDVNLEVDEQGKRFTQILNELFLLAGAANLGDYMPILRWFGVNGLEKKLIALNEKKDEFFQGLIDYLKRKPKVVNKKKTLIEDLLSLQESDPNYYTDEMIRNFFMNLVAAGIDTSAGTMEWALSLLLNNPQVLKKAQNEIDGYINKDRLIEESDIVNLPYLRCIINETLRLYPPGPLLVPHESSKDCIIGGYNITSGTMLLVNQWAIYHDPKLWTDPEKFNPERFEGCEGTRDGFKLMPFGSGRRSCPGEGLAVRVIGSTLGLLIQCFDWERLSDEMVDMTEGPGLTMPKTEPLVAKCKPRLEMQNLLSKLLVD